Proteins encoded in a region of the Phalacrocorax carbo chromosome 15, bPhaCar2.1, whole genome shotgun sequence genome:
- the GIT2 gene encoding ARF GTPase-activating protein GIT2 isoform X4: MSKRLRSSEVCADCSAQDPCWASINRGILICDECCSVHRSLGRHISQVRHLKHTPWPPTLLQMVETLYNNGANSIWEHSLLDPASVMSGRRKASPQDKVHPNKAEFIRAKYQMLAFVHRLPCREDDSVTAKDLSKQLHSSVRTGNLETCLRLLSLGAQANFFHPEKGNTPLHVAAKAGQTLQAELLAVYGADPGTQDSNGKTPVDYARQGGHHELAERLVEIQYELTDRLAFYLCGRKPEHKNGQHFVIPQMADSSLDLSELAKAAKKKLQSLSNHLFEELAMDVYDEVDRRETDAVWLATQNHSTLVTETTVVPFLPVNPEYSSTRNQGRQKLARFNAHEFTTLVIDILSDAKRRQQGNPLTGSKENVELILKSISNQHSSESQDNDQPDYDSVASDEDTDLETNAAKSNRQKSLDSDLSDGPVTAQEYMQVKNALVASEVKIQQLMKVNINLSDELRIMQKKIGRSAFVTSSSSLPSFPSTLSWSRDESTRRASKLEKQSSVSESDYDNPTTPLELEETGSGRKGRQRSVIWQGEGSIPEDIDTAPSSSLPSTEDVIRKTEQITKNIQELLRAAQENKHDSYIPCSERIHVAVTEMAALFPKKPKSELVRTSLRLLTSSAYRLQSECKKTLPVETCPTTDIQLVTQQVIQCAYDIAKAAKQLVTITTKENNN, from the exons ATGTCGAAGCGTCTGAGGAGCAGCGAGGTCTGCGCCGACTGCAGCGCCCAGG ATCCTTGTTGGGCATCTATAAACAGGGGGATTCTGATCTGTGATGAGTGCTGTAGTGTTCATCGAAGTTTGGGGCGTCATATCTCTCAAGTGAGACATCTCAAGCATACGCCATGGCCTCCAACACTGCTGCAG ATGGTTGAAACACTGTATAATAATGGTGCTAACTCCATATGGGAACATTCATTGCTGGACCCTGCCTCTGTTATGAGCGGAAGGCGCAAAGCTAGCCCGCAGGATAAAGTGCA TCCCAATAAAGCAGAATTCATTAGAGCTAAATATCAAATGTTAGCATTTGTTCATCGCTTGCCATGCCGTGAAGATGACAGTGTTACTGCCAAAGATCTTAGTAAG CAACTCCACTCCAGTGTAAGGACAGGGAACCTGGAGACATGTTTGCGATTACTCTCCTTAGGAGCCCAAGCCAACTTCTTTCATCCT GAGAAAGGAAACACCCCGCTCCATGTTGCTGCTAAGGCAGGACAGACATTACAAGCAGAATTATTAGCTGTTTATGGTGCTGATCCTGGCACGCAAGATTCCAATGGAAAAACTCCAGTTGACTATGCAAG ACAAGGTGGGCATCATGAACTCGCAGAGCGCCTGGTGGAAATTCAGTATGAGCTCACAGACAGGTTAGCTTTCTATCTCTGTGGCAGGAAACCAG AGCATAAAAATGGACAGCACTTTGTTATACCTCAGATGGCAGACAG CAGTCTAGATTTATCAGAACTTGCAAAAGCAGCTAAGAAGAAGCTTCAGTCT CTAAGCAACCACTTATTTGAAGAGCTTGCCATGGATGTGTATGATGAAGTTGACAGGAGGGAAACAGATGCAG TTTGGCTTGCTACTCAGAATCATAGTACCCTTGTGACAGAGACCACAGTGGTCCCCTTTCTTCCCGTAAATCCTGAATATTCCTCAACCAGGAATCAG GGAAGACAGAAACTGGCTCGATTTAATGCCCATGAATTTACTACACTAGTTATAGATATTTTAAGTGATGCCAAACGAAGACAACAAGGGAATCCTCTCACTGGCTCAAAAG AAAATGTGGAACTGATACTCAAATCAATCAGCAATCAACATAGTAGTGAAAGTCAGGATAATGACCAGCCTGACTATGACAGCGTTGCTTCAGATGAAGATACAGATTTGGAAACAAATGCAGCTAAATCAAACAGACAGAAG AGCCTGGATTCAGACTTGTCAGATGGACCAGTGACAGCCCAAGAATATATGCAAGTTAAAAATGCACTGGTGGCTTCTGAGGTAAAGATTCAACAGTTAATGAAAGTGAACATCAACTTGAGTGATGAGCTGAGAATCATGCAGAAAAAG ATCGGGAGGAGTGCGTTTGTGACCTCCTCTTCATCTCtaccttccttcccctccacgCTTTCCTGGTCAAGGGATGAAAGCACACGAAGG GCCTCAAAGCTGGAGAAGCAGAGCAGCGTGTCTGAGAGTGACTACGATAACCCTACCACCCCTCTGGAGCTGGAGGAGACGGG GTCAGGCAGGAAGGGCCGGCAGAGGAGTGTCATTTGGCAGGGGGAAGGCTCCATCCCTGAAGACATCGACACAGCCCCCAGCTCCAGTTTGCCCAGTACGGAAGACGTGATTCGGAAAACTGAGCAGATCACTAAGAATATTCAGGAGTTGCTGCGAGCAGCACAAGAGAACAAGCATGATAG CTATATACCATGCTCCGAGAGAATACATGTGGCAGTAACGGAAATGGCAGCCTTGTTCCCAAAA aaaCCCAAATCTGAACTGGTAAGGACTTCTTTGCGTCTGCTGACATCTAGTGCCTACAGACTCCAATCCGagtgcaaaaaaacccttcccgTGGAGACGTGCCCTACGACAGACATCCAGCTGGTCACACAGCAAGTTATCCAGTGCGCCTACGACATCGCCAAGGCTGCTAAACAGCTGGTTACCATCACAACCAAAGAGAACAACAACTGA
- the GIT2 gene encoding ARF GTPase-activating protein GIT2 isoform X6 — protein MSKRLRSSEVCADCSAQDPCWASINRGILICDECCSVHRSLGRHISQVRHLKHTPWPPTLLQMVETLYNNGANSIWEHSLLDPASVMSGRRKASPQDKVHPNKAEFIRAKYQMLAFVHRLPCREDDSVTAKDLSKQLHSSVRTGNLETCLRLLSLGAQANFFHPEKGNTPLHVAAKAGQTLQAELLAVYGADPGTQDSNGKTPVDYARQGGHHELAERLVEIQYELTDRLAFYLCGRKPEHKNGQHFVIPQMADSSLDLSELAKAAKKKLQSLSNHLFEELAMDVYDEVDRRETDAVWLATQNHSTLVTETTVVPFLPVNPEYSSTRNQGRQKLARFNAHEFTTLVIDILSDAKRRQQGNPLTGSKENVELILKSISNQHSSESQDNDQPDYDSVASDEDTDLETNAAKSNRQKSLDSDLSDGPVTAQEYMQVKNALVASEVKIQQLMKVNINLSDELRIMQKKLQTLQSENTNLRRQATTNIYQVQTGSEYTDPTNNSSLKRRPSARGSRPMSMYETGSGQKPYLPMGEVTYPEESITRLQPFPPHIGRSAFVTSSSSLPSFPSTLSWSRDESTRRASKLEKQSSVSESDYDNPTTPLELEETGSGRKGRQRSVIWQGEGSIPEDIDTAPSSSLPSTEDVIRKTEQITKNIQELLRAAQENKHDRPLERAGTLKLRHSLGCFSSLVPWAERAPLQPLTIQQPGPASCYIPCSERIHVAVTEMAALFPKKPKSELVRTSLRLLTSSAYRLQSECKKTLPVETCPTTDIQLVTQQVIQCAYDIAKAAKQLVTITTKENNN, from the exons ATGTCGAAGCGTCTGAGGAGCAGCGAGGTCTGCGCCGACTGCAGCGCCCAGG ATCCTTGTTGGGCATCTATAAACAGGGGGATTCTGATCTGTGATGAGTGCTGTAGTGTTCATCGAAGTTTGGGGCGTCATATCTCTCAAGTGAGACATCTCAAGCATACGCCATGGCCTCCAACACTGCTGCAG ATGGTTGAAACACTGTATAATAATGGTGCTAACTCCATATGGGAACATTCATTGCTGGACCCTGCCTCTGTTATGAGCGGAAGGCGCAAAGCTAGCCCGCAGGATAAAGTGCA TCCCAATAAAGCAGAATTCATTAGAGCTAAATATCAAATGTTAGCATTTGTTCATCGCTTGCCATGCCGTGAAGATGACAGTGTTACTGCCAAAGATCTTAGTAAG CAACTCCACTCCAGTGTAAGGACAGGGAACCTGGAGACATGTTTGCGATTACTCTCCTTAGGAGCCCAAGCCAACTTCTTTCATCCT GAGAAAGGAAACACCCCGCTCCATGTTGCTGCTAAGGCAGGACAGACATTACAAGCAGAATTATTAGCTGTTTATGGTGCTGATCCTGGCACGCAAGATTCCAATGGAAAAACTCCAGTTGACTATGCAAG ACAAGGTGGGCATCATGAACTCGCAGAGCGCCTGGTGGAAATTCAGTATGAGCTCACAGACAGGTTAGCTTTCTATCTCTGTGGCAGGAAACCAG AGCATAAAAATGGACAGCACTTTGTTATACCTCAGATGGCAGACAG CAGTCTAGATTTATCAGAACTTGCAAAAGCAGCTAAGAAGAAGCTTCAGTCT CTAAGCAACCACTTATTTGAAGAGCTTGCCATGGATGTGTATGATGAAGTTGACAGGAGGGAAACAGATGCAG TTTGGCTTGCTACTCAGAATCATAGTACCCTTGTGACAGAGACCACAGTGGTCCCCTTTCTTCCCGTAAATCCTGAATATTCCTCAACCAGGAATCAG GGAAGACAGAAACTGGCTCGATTTAATGCCCATGAATTTACTACACTAGTTATAGATATTTTAAGTGATGCCAAACGAAGACAACAAGGGAATCCTCTCACTGGCTCAAAAG AAAATGTGGAACTGATACTCAAATCAATCAGCAATCAACATAGTAGTGAAAGTCAGGATAATGACCAGCCTGACTATGACAGCGTTGCTTCAGATGAAGATACAGATTTGGAAACAAATGCAGCTAAATCAAACAGACAGAAG AGCCTGGATTCAGACTTGTCAGATGGACCAGTGACAGCCCAAGAATATATGCAAGTTAAAAATGCACTGGTGGCTTCTGAGGTAAAGATTCAACAGTTAATGAAAGTGAACATCAACTTGAGTGATGAGCTGAGAATCATGCAGAAAAAG cttcaAACGCTACAGAGTGAAAATACCAACCTCAGAAGACAGGCCACAACCAATATATATCAGGTCCAAACTGGTTCTGAATACACAGACCCTACCAACAATTCTTCTTTAAAGCGGCGACCATCTGCACGGGGTAGCAGACCCATGTCTATGTATGAGACTGGATCAGGTCAGAAACCCTACCTCCCCATGGGAGAGGTCACATACCCAGAAGAAAGCATAACAAGACTGCAGCCTTTCCCTCCACAT ATCGGGAGGAGTGCGTTTGTGACCTCCTCTTCATCTCtaccttccttcccctccacgCTTTCCTGGTCAAGGGATGAAAGCACACGAAGG GCCTCAAAGCTGGAGAAGCAGAGCAGCGTGTCTGAGAGTGACTACGATAACCCTACCACCCCTCTGGAGCTGGAGGAGACGGG GTCAGGCAGGAAGGGCCGGCAGAGGAGTGTCATTTGGCAGGGGGAAGGCTCCATCCCTGAAGACATCGACACAGCCCCCAGCTCCAGTTTGCCCAGTACGGAAGACGTGATTCGGAAAACTGAGCAGATCACTAAGAATATTCAGGAGTTGCTGCGAGCAGCACAAGAGAACAAGCATGATAG ACCATTAGAGCGTGCGGGCACGCTCAAGCTCAGACATAGCCTCGGCTGCTTCAGCTCGCTGGTTCCCTGGGCTGAGAGAgctcccctgcagcctctgACCATCCAGCAGCCCGGTCCTGCCTCCTG CTATATACCATGCTCCGAGAGAATACATGTGGCAGTAACGGAAATGGCAGCCTTGTTCCCAAAA aaaCCCAAATCTGAACTGGTAAGGACTTCTTTGCGTCTGCTGACATCTAGTGCCTACAGACTCCAATCCGagtgcaaaaaaacccttcccgTGGAGACGTGCCCTACGACAGACATCCAGCTGGTCACACAGCAAGTTATCCAGTGCGCCTACGACATCGCCAAGGCTGCTAAACAGCTGGTTACCATCACAACCAAAGAGAACAACAACTGA